From the Marinobacter sp. es.048 genome, the window AATAGTAGCAGTTTTACCGTGAATCGGGATTCAGAAGGATTGTTTCAAATGGTGACAGAAACATTCCGTGCGGGGCCTTGCACTCCAATGCCAGTACGCCCTCAGAACGCCATTTCCTTGCCGTCCCAAGCCTTGAAGCAGCCGGTCTCGGCGAGGGTGAGGCTATCAATCTGCCGCCTGAGGCCATCAACGGATTGTTCAACCGATACCTCGGCGTCGCTACCACCCATGTCCGTGGCCACCCAGCCCGGGTGGTAGATGCCCACGGCTATGCCTTGCTCACGCAGATCTACGGCCAGATTGCGCCCGAGATTGAGCGCCGCTGCCTTGGAAGCACGATATATATAGCGCCCGCCACCGGCGGAGGCCTGGGATCCAAGCTTGCTGGAAATGATGGCAATTTTCGGGGCGCCGCCGTTCGCCAATGCCAGTCTGAGATTGGGGAGCAGTGCCTGTATGGTGAGGAATACGCCGGTTACATTGACCTGGAAGTGCTTGGCCCAGAGTTCGGGCGGGTAGCCGTCTTCCAGCTGTTCATGGCGATCGAGCAGAATGCCGGCGTTACAGACAAGCGTTGAGATCGGTTGGTTCTCCAGGCGCTTGCCGAGCGCGGTAATGCTGGCTGGTTCGGCGACATCCAGCAGCTCCATGCCCGGCTCGCTGCGGGCCGTGCCTATGACATGCTCGCCGGCCTTTCTCCACTCATCGGCCAGGCCCTTACCGATGCCGCGATTGGCTCCCGTGATCAGAATGGTCATGTTTTTATCCCTTGTGGCGGAGGCTCAACAGTAGCATAGGTCTCTGGCGATCCTGCCTCGAAGTCCTGGCTACCAGGGGAGGTTGTTCAGAATGAACCAGACGGTGCCTCCGGTTGCCAGGATCGCCACCAGGGCAAGCAGACCGTCCCGCGCCACGATCGCCAGGCCAAACGCCATCAGTGCGATCCCGGCACCGTTGGCGCTGAATGGAATGACCTCCATCAGTGGCATGGCTGCAGCCACGGCCATACAGATAATGGCGATGACATATTGCCCCGCCCCGCGAACCAGCCAGAGCATCCGTTGTTTCGTCCATCGATCCAGAAAACGGGCCGGCCTCGCCATCCAGTCGAGGCCCTTGGCAAGCTTTTCTCTCTCAATATTCCGGCGCGCCAGCTTGGAAGGAATCC encodes:
- a CDS encoding SDR family NAD(P)-dependent oxidoreductase, producing the protein MTILITGANRGIGKGLADEWRKAGEHVIGTARSEPGMELLDVAEPASITALGKRLENQPISTLVCNAGILLDRHEQLEDGYPPELWAKHFQVNVTGVFLTIQALLPNLRLALANGGAPKIAIISSKLGSQASAGGGRYIYRASKAAALNLGRNLAVDLREQGIAVGIYHPGWVATDMGGSDAEVSVEQSVDGLRRQIDSLTLAETGCFKAWDGKEMAF
- a CDS encoding exopolysaccharide biosynthesis protein is translated as MNQPDDPVSLTELLDRLRSRTDGQAQVSVGDVLNAIGERSFGPVVLIAGVITLAPLIGDIPGVPTLLGLMVLLTLGQLVFQRHSIWIPSKLARRNIEREKLAKGLDWMARPARFLDRWTKQRMLWLVRGAGQYVIAIICMAVAAAMPLMEVIPFSANGAGIALMAFGLAIVARDGLLALVAILATGGTVWFILNNLPW